Proteins encoded together in one Amblyomma americanum isolate KBUSLIRL-KWMA chromosome 1, ASM5285725v1, whole genome shotgun sequence window:
- the LOC144093719 gene encoding lysosomal aspartic protease-like — protein sequence MSPLGVTFLLGLLGLSAAQFSISLWRNRTDVDTRHRTAVDAASVLPEELENENNLHYYGLITLGTPGQTFKVIFDTGSANLWVPSIQCPNTEDGCKDKKKYDSTKSSTYKKDGRTFKIEYGSGVVQGFYSTDVLGVGGGSVPSQTFAEATKAKGAIFRAAKFDGLLGLGYPALAEGNVVPVFDNMIKQNLLPKPVFSVYLNRDPKATPGGEIYFGGINSKHYTGGITYTPVTKKSYWQFRMQGMQVKKDKNFCAGGCDAVIDTGSSFVEGPRDEIERLNSYLRATETPAGEFKVKCSNIPKFPKISFTIGGKEFTMIPDQYIIKMETTSKVKCFSAFAVSDTPTKKFWILGQVFIGSFYSIFDRGSDRLGFAVAA from the exons CATCTCTTTGTGGAGGAACAGGACGGACGTGGACACAAGGCATCGTACGGCGGTTGATGCAGCCTCGGTTCTTCCGGAAGAACTGGAAAACGAAAACAAC ttgCATTACTACGGACTCATCACCCTTGGCACGCCTGGGCAAACCTTCAAGGTCATCTTTGACACCGGCTCAGCGAACCTTTGGGTGCCGTCTATACAGTGCCCCAATACGGAAGACGGCTGCA AGGACAAAAAGAAGTACGACAGCACGAAGTCGAGCACCTACAAGAAGGACGGCCGCACATTCAAGATTGAGTACGGAAGCGGCGTCGTCCAGGGCTTCTACAGCACCGACGTTCTGGGAGTGGGTGGAGGCAGTGTGCCATCGCAGACATTCGCCGAGGCCACAAAGGCCAAGGGGGCCATTTTCAGGGCGGCCAAGTTCGATGGCCTACTCGGTCTCGGCTACCCAGCACTGGCAGAGGGCAACGTTGTTCCTGTGTTCGACAACATGATCAAGCAGAACCTGCTGCCCAAGCCTGTGTTCTCTGTCTACCTCAACCGGGATCCTAAAGCGACCCCTGGGGGAGAGATCTACTTCGGTGGCATCAACAGCAAGCACTACACGGGAGGCATCACTTACACGCCTGTCACCAAGAAGAGCTACTGGCAGTTCAGAATGCAAGG TATGCAAGTGAAGAAGGACAAGAACTTCTGCGCCGGAGGCTGCGACGCTGTGATTGACACCGGAAGCTCTTTTGTTGAAGGCCCCAGGGATGAGATCGAGCGGCTGAACTCATACCTGAGAGCCACAGAAACGCCAGCTGGAGAG TTTAAGGTGAAGTGCTCCAACATCCCGAAGTTTCCGAAAATCTCGTTCACTATTGGCGGAAAAGAGTTCACAATGATTCCGGATCAGTACATTATCAAG ATGGAAACAACCAGTAAGGTCAAGTGCTTCAGCGCTTTTGCTGTCTCTGACACGCCCACAAAGAAGTTCTGGATTCTTGGCCAGGTGTTCATCGGCAGCTTCTACTCTATTTTCGACAGGGGCAGCGACCGCTTGGGATTCGCTGTGGCCGCCTAA